The following are encoded together in the Penicillium digitatum chromosome 3, complete sequence genome:
- a CDS encoding Sds3-like: protein MAYLFSTTEYWKSRDFLSLGRYGPWPLLHAVNPLATRCPRLVPFLAILPSSSRVAVLITGVAPGALLKRFSGFSIETPSGGSVTFFPFLTPAANLNLAASNQQPNSLTQPSCLHLYFVAPVILAAYASMEVAESREQAPVGPTTGAQPTFPNGERNPFLDDPLMDDDGRSSSLSEIDDVSDNEPSDFEDPIKSDKPMENDSEAETERIEDSPHNIRKHDIVLSAASAGPSPSKLHQSTTLDDVDDEALVADDSPSKPRRSSKNNGLTEDIPDLGDLGDFDLPDGPKRKRTHETVAELGDEEPSKKPRSSTKSDLSDPIDDDTPLSPEPLGNPMDLNDDGILVGEVPESDFPVPPSKGKKGKKDEEPAERGDEPDGAEAVLRTEESVKRLSAMDSLATLEKEFATLRDKIYDERISKLNRELEMLTGPNPTHPEYLRQIECVQRYRDAKIKYEQNLYRYRMKSLMHKGLAERTQAHSTYYQRIRDARERHSSAVSKQFYAIQHDRFKTDELSPHHIIAFPTRRSQQIAHQTAYNQEVSIMAGVAKYVGFPAAPSLMGARPTELDDDLEKMGIPIESRASAPRHSSTIPPRTTMSTMSSYAFRSAAEEAFLEQTPWANPQHPIHQQQQLQHYSQPPRPQGRTFEHSQPSSYATPAAQKRVVDINAPNGSASTIPENASAANSSANNTPYGMEHDPRHPTQGPFQNPDYDADHRKSGFRSLSSSPLDVRKSQPHLTHALEHRSPIPDAPSHDHIFSPPSARQGLFQPSTALPRETSPSLPSKPVDVVRYRAQQSGISTGSGPNPMPNR, encoded by the exons ATGGCCTATCTCTTTTCCACAACGGAATATTGGAAATCACGTGACTTTCTATCTCTTGGGCG CTACGGTCCCTGGCCACTTCTTCATGCCGTTAATCCCCTTGCGACTCGGTGCCCTCGTCTTGTCCCCTTCCTAGCCATCCTCCCCTCGTCCTCCAGGGTCG CTGTGCTCATTACCGGCGTCGCTCCCGGCGCATTGTTGAAACG TTTCTCCGGTTTCTCGATCGAAACACCATCTGGCGGATCGGTAaccttcttccctttcctCACGCCTGCGGCGAATCTCAACCTTGCTGCAAGCAATCAACAACCCAATAGCCTAACCCAACCTTCTTGTCTTCACTTATACTTTGTTGCGCCAGTTATCTTAGCTGCATACGCGTCCATGGAGGTGGCCGAGAGCAGAGAACAGGCCCCCGTTGGTCCCACAACAGGAGCACAGCCCACATTCCCCAATGGCGAGCGGAACCCATTTCTTGATGACCCGCTTATGGATGATGATGGACGGTCAAGTAGTTTGAGTGAGATCGACGACGTTTCGGACAACGAGCCGTCCGACTTCGAAGATCCTATTAAATCAGACAAGCCAATGGAGAACGATTCGGAGGCTGAAACCGAGCGCATTGAGGATTCTCCACATAACATCCGGAAACATGACATTGTGTTGAGTGCCGCTAGTGCCGGGCCAAGTCCTAGcaagcttcatcaatctACAACACTCGATGATGTCGACGATGAAGCACTTGTGGCGGACGATTCTCCCAGCAAACCGCGACGGTCTTCAAAAAACAACGGTTTGACCGAGGATATTCCAGACCTCGGCGACTTAGGCGATTTCGATCTTCCAGATGGTCCTAAAAGGAAACGAACACACGAAACAGTCGCCGAGCTGGGCGACGAAGAGCCCTCAAAGAAGCCTCGGAGCTCAACTAAGAGTGACCTGAGTGACCCGATTGATGATGATACCCCCCTCTCACCTGAGCCGCTCGGTAATCCCATGGATCTCAATGACGATGGCATACTGGTTGGCGAAGTTCCCGAGTCTGATTTCCCAGTCCCGCCTTCCAAAGGCAAAAAGGGCAAGAAGG ACGAGGAGCCTGCGGAACGAGGAGATGAACCCGACGGTGCTGAAGCGGTACTTCGAACCGAAGAGT CCGTCAAAAGGCTGTCTGCTATGGATTCACTAGCGACACTGGAAAAAGAATTTGCAACGTTACGTGACAA GATTTATGATGAACGGATATCCAAACTCAACCGCGAGTTGGAGATGCTTACAGGTCCGAACCCGACGCACCCCGAGTACTTGCGACAGATTGAATGTGTGCAACGTTACCGGGACGCCAAGATCAAATACGAACAAAACTTGTATCGATACCGCATGAAGTCACTCATGCACAAGGGTCTGGCCGAGCGAACGCAGGCCCATAGCACATACTACCAGAGGATTCGGGATGCACGCGAGCGACATTCAAGTGCAGTCAGCAAGCAGTTCTATGCCATTCAGCATGATCGCTTCAAAACAGACGAGCTTAGCCCGCACCATATCATCGCATTCCCCACCCGTCGCTCGCAGCAAATCGCACATCAGACCGCATACAACCAAGAGGTTTCAATTATGGCCGGTGTGGCCAAGTATGTTGGCTTCCCGGCGGCCCCGTCTTTGATGGGTGCACGGCCCACCGAGCTTGATGATGATCTTGAAAAGATGGGG ATTCCTATCGAGTCTCGCGCTTCAGCCCCACGGCACTCATCAACAATACCCCCACGGACTACCATGTCTACCATGTCTTCTTATGCTTTCCGTTCAGCTGCTGAGGAAGCATTCCTAGAACAAACACCCTGGGCAAACCCACAACATCCCATCCATCAGCAGCAACAACTGCAACATTACTCGCAGCCACCTCGACCACAAGGCCGTACATTTGAACATTCGCAACCATCATCATATGCAACGCCAGCCGCTCAAAAGCGGGTGGTAGACATTAACGCACCCAATGGATCTGCTTCCACCATTCCCGAGAATGCCTCTGCTGCCAACTCCTCTGCCAACAACACCCCCTACGGCATGGAGCACGATCCAAGGCATCCAACGCAAGGGCCCTTTCAGAACCCAGATTATGATGCCGATCATCGCAAATCTGGGTTCCGATCACTAAGTTCATCTCCCCTGGACGTGCGGAAGTCACAGCCGCATCTAACCCATGCCCTCGAACACCGCTCTCCTATTCCCGACGCCCCATCCCACGATCACATCTTCTCTCCGCCTTCTGCACGCCAAGGCTTGTTTCAGCCTTCAACCGCTCTCCCACGGGAGACCTCGCCATCCCTCCCGTCTAAACCTGTTGATGTGGTACGTTACCGCGCTCAGCAGTCAGGAATTTCCACGGGGTCTGGTCCAAATCCCATGCCTAATCGATGA